The Gammaproteobacteria bacterium DNA window CATCTAATCGTACGGCTGTTAATTGCCCGCCCCATACGCAGCCGGTGTCAAGCGGATGGACTCCCTGTGACTCATAATGCTTGTCAGCCAAGTGCAAGGTGGACCAGTGTCCGAAGATGATCTGCAGGTCCTGGCTGCGACGTCCGGTGATCTCGAACCAGGGAATAAGCGCGGAAGTGCCATCCACTGGTGGCCCTTTCTCTTCGAGGGCCAGACGTCCAACTTTGTCGCAAAAGCGCAAACGGGTGAAGCAGTTAGTGATAAACCGCAGCCTGTCCCAGCCGCTTAGCTCCTCTGACCAGCAATCGGGCTGATTCCCGTACATATTATCCAAATAGACTGGGTAGTCTGCGCCCCTCAATGCGGATGTAACTTCCACCGCACATTGCCGAGCTAAGGTGAGATCCCATTGGGGTGGTAGCCCTGCATGGATGAGTGTGAAACCGAGTAATGCATCGTGATGGATGAGCGGCAGGTGCCGGAGCCAATCGAGCAGCGCTTGTGAGTCGGGCGCGGCTAAGACACCGTCGAGCGTCGGGTTAGAACGGACCTTGTTATTATGTGCGTGTGCAACAGACAATAGGTGAAGATCATGGTTTCCCAGTACGGTGGTGGCGCTTTCTCCAAGATCTTTGACAAATCGTAACACCTCCAGCGATTGTGGCCCGCGGTTAACGAGATCGCCGGTAAGCCAGAGCCGGTCAGTCGCCGGAGCAAATTGGATGCGATCAAGGAGCGTCAGAAATTCGCTGTAACAACCTTGTATATCGCCAACGGCGTAGGTTGCCATCGTATGCTAAGAAGCGCTAGTGAAGTGACGTTGGAGTCGATAGGCTGAAGGCGGGGATCTCTGCGTCAAATTCCACACCATCATCGGCAAGCATTTGATACGTTCCTTGCATGCAACCGACCGGCGTTTCTAACATGGCTGCACTTGTATAACGGTAAGCCTCACTCGGTCGCAAATAGGGCTGCTCGCCAACTACTCCTTCACCGCGAACCTCTTGGACCTTCTCGTTTGCATCGGTAATGATCCAGTGGCGCGTTAACAACTTGGCGGGGATGTTGCCCATATTTTTTATGGTAATCGTGTATGCGAATACATAACGGTTAAGCTCCGGTACAGACTGGTCTTCAACGTAGGCGCTTTCCACCTCGACGGAAATCTTATATACCGGTTGTTCTGCCATGGCGTTCATTTCACCTGAATCGCATGAAGCGCGCAAGCAGCAGTGGAACTATGCAGTCTGCAACTCCAACCGTTCCAGGCGCCGATATGAAATCGCTTCGCTAAGATGAGGTGTTTCAATAGTATCGTTGCCGGAAAGGTCCGCGACGGTTCGAGCAACTTTCAGGATCCGGTGCATGGCGCGTGCCGAGAGGCCTAACCGCTCGATGGCGGATTCCAGCAAGTTTAAATCAGACTTGCTCAAGCGACAGAATCGCTCAACTTCACGATTGTTGAGTTGCCCGTTCGACTTACCAGCGCGATCGAGCTGGCGCTGATAAGCCGATTGCACACGTGCTTGTACTGCGCGACTGGTGTCGCTCCTTGACCTGTTTTGATCCAATAAAACCTCACGTGCTACGCTGGGGACCTCGATGTGCATATCGATGCGGTCAAGCAGCGGCCCCGATATCCTGCTCCGGTACCGTTGCACTTGGTCAATAGTACAGTGGCACCGGCCGCTGCGATCGCCAAGGTAGCCGCAAGGGCAAGGATTCATGGAAGCAATCAGCTGGAAGCGCGCTGGGAAGTCCGCCTGATGGGCGGCGCGGGATATGGTGATGTGCCCAGACTCCATCGGCTGCCGGAGCACTTCCAAGACGCGTCGATCAAATTCCGGGAGCTCATCTAGAAACAGTACACCGTTATGGGCCAGGGAGATCTCTCCAGGGCCCGGATGGCTGCCGCCGCCGACCAGCGCCACCCCGGATGCCGTATGGTGGGGTGAACGAAAGGGGCGTTGTTTCCACTGCGCCATGTTGAAGCCGAGCGTACTGACAGAGGCCACTGCGGCGGCGCTCAATGCTTGGTCTTCGGTCATGGGTGGCAAGATCCCAGATAGGCGACTGGCTAGCATTGTCTTGCCGGTCCCAGGCGGCCCGATCATCAAAAGGTTGTGCCCCCCGGCCGCGGCGATCTCAAGCGCGCGTTTCGCGTGGTGCTGAGCCCGCACATCTGACAGGTCGTCGGTATTGTGAGGTTGCGGGACCTTGAACGTACTCGTGTGCGCGGGGATTTCAGTGTGATTGCTCAGATGGGCGCAGACCTCAAGGAGGTGCTTGCTCGGCAATACGGTTGCGCCCGCAACCAGCGCTGCTTCGTCGGCATTTTCTTCTGGAACAATGAGGCTGCGTCGTGCGCCGCGCGCAGCCAGTGCCACCGGTAATACCCCGCGAATAAGACGCAACTCGCCAGTCAGTGCCAGTTCACCGACGAATTCGTAATTGGCGAGGGGTGTTACTGGGATCTGGCCGGACGCAGCAAGGATGCCGAGGGCAATGGGCAGATCAAAACGACCGCCTTCCTTAGGAAGATCTGCCGGCGCGAGATTGATGGTAATGCGTCGTAATGGAAAATCGAACCGGTTATTGATCAAAGCGCTGCGTACGCGGTCCTTGCTTTCCTTAACCGCAGCCTCGGGTAGGCCTACGATGGAGAGACCCGGGAGCCCGCTCGAAAGGTGAACCTCAACGGTTACAAGCGGGGCATGGATCCCCACTTGAGCCCGGCTGTAGATGATGGCTAGGGACATGGACTGCTTTTGTTGCCGCTAGGGCTTTTTGTTTTCGTCCTCGCATCGCTTTGCGCTTAAGCGAATTGTCGGCTCACGAATACGATAATACTGACTCGCAGCCCCGTCGTTGTACGTTACGCATGTCGATGATCGCACACGCAGAGGGGCTTTGCGGATCCCCTTTTTAGAGCTTTAGCGCTTCTTGTTGCGGCCTTTCGACTTTGAGCTGGCTCTATTGCTCCCTTTCCCCTTTGCCTCTTTAAGCTCCCCAACACGCCGCTCCATTTCCTCAAGGCGTTCCCGGGTCCGTGCCAGAAGGGCCGCCTGCACATCAAATTCCTCTCGCGTGACCAGATCGAGGCGGGCAAGAGACGCGCTGAGTGCAGCGCGGAGATTCTTCTTTAAGTCGCGCGTGATTTGCCGGGTGTCTGCCGGCAAGGCTTCGATGATGGACTTCGTGATTTCGTCAAGCCGCCAAGTATTGGACATGTTGTGGGCTTCACTCGCGCAAATGCTTAGGCCCGCGGCGCTAACCGCCGCTGTCAATATTTCGACAAGTTATCGCCATGCTTGGCCTAAAGCAAGCGAGTTGCCCTGCACTAAAACGGTGCACCCCGGACCACTTGTGCGCAACGAAGGTGCGTGCTCTCGCACGATGGCTGATAGATCCGTTCAGGGATTGCGTCAAGGTGGTCCGTAAATCAATTACATACTGAAAGTTCGCTGCTTGGCACGGATTGTGCTCACCGATTGCTGACGCACAGTTTAATGGCTTCGATGTTTTTAAGAAGCACGTGAAGAGGAGTATACAGATGAAAACCTTAAATACATTTCTCGTTGCGGTCCTCACCGCGGGTGTGGGGCTCGCTCATGCGGAGGACTCACCCCATAGCGTTAGCGCAAACGTCGCCATCGTAACGGACTATGTCTTCCGAGGCATTTCCCAGACCAATGAAGATCCCGCCATTCAGGGCGGCTTTGACTATGGCTTCGATTTTTCCGAGCCGGCCGCATTTTATGCCGGGGTGTGGGCCTCCAATGTGGAATTCAATGAAAACGCGGCTGCACTGATACCGGTGAACGAAGCGACCATCGAGATCGACTTCTACGGCGGCTTTAATGGTCAAATCATGGGCGCTGACTGGGATGTCGGCGGCCTCTACTACTTCTATCCCAGCAGCCCAGGTACCCTCAGCTTCGATTACGGCGAAGCGTATGGTTCTCTCGGCTACGCCTTTGGGCCCGTCGACGCCAAGGCAGGCCTCAACTACAGCCCGGACTACTACGGGGCGGCTGGTGATGCCACCTGGCTCTACGGCGAGCTAGCGACATCGGCCCTGCCAGCGGGCTTCGGTCTCAGCTTTCAGCTTGCTCGGCAGTGGATTCAGAAAAATCTGACATTTGGTACGCCCGATTACAACACATGGAGCGTCGGGATATCGCAAAGCCCTGGGCACTTTTGGGAAAAGCTCAGTTTCATGACCTTAGAGCTGAAGTACATCGATACGGACTTAAGTAGCACCGAGTGCTTTGGCGGCGGCAGCATCTGTGATGGCAGGATCGTTTTCATGGTCTCTGGGAGTATTTGATTAACAATTCGGCCCCGCTCGTTGATGGGGCCGCGCCCAACCTCGGGAGGGATAAAACGGATGAAATTAGTCACAGCGATAATCAAACCCTTCAAACTGGACGATGTTCGCGATGCGTTGTCGGAGGCCGGTGTCCAGGGTCTTACTGTCAGTGAGGTCAAAGGGTTCGGCCGTCAGAAGGGGCACACGGAGCTTTACCGTGGTGCGGAGTATGTCGTCGACTTTCTGCCCAAGGCCAAGATCGAGGTGGCCGTCGCAGACGATCAGCTCGACCAGGTGATTGATGGCATCACCAAGGC harbors:
- a CDS encoding TorF family putative porin, encoding MKTLNTFLVAVLTAGVGLAHAEDSPHSVSANVAIVTDYVFRGISQTNEDPAIQGGFDYGFDFSEPAAFYAGVWASNVEFNENAAALIPVNEATIEIDFYGGFNGQIMGADWDVGGLYYFYPSSPGTLSFDYGEAYGSLGYAFGPVDAKAGLNYSPDYYGAAGDATWLYGELATSALPAGFGLSFQLARQWIQKNLTFGTPDYNTWSVGISQSPGHFWEKLSFMTLELKYIDTDLSSTECFGGGSICDGRIVFMVSGSI
- a CDS encoding symmetrical bis(5'-nucleosyl)-tetraphosphatase; this encodes MATYAVGDIQGCYSEFLTLLDRIQFAPATDRLWLTGDLVNRGPQSLEVLRFVKDLGESATTVLGNHDLHLLSVAHAHNNKVRSNPTLDGVLAAPDSQALLDWLRHLPLIHHDALLGFTLIHAGLPPQWDLTLARQCAVEVTSALRGADYPVYLDNMYGNQPDCWSEELSGWDRLRFITNCFTRLRFCDKVGRLALEEKGPPVDGTSALIPWFEITGRRSQDLQIIFGHWSTLHLADKHYESQGVHPLDTGCVWGGQLTAVRLDDLQYFSVPCKARAQTSD
- a CDS encoding accessory factor UbiK family protein; this translates as MSNTWRLDEITKSIIEALPADTRQITRDLKKNLRAALSASLARLDLVTREEFDVQAALLARTRERLEEMERRVGELKEAKGKGSNRASSKSKGRNKKR
- the apaG gene encoding Co2+/Mg2+ efflux protein ApaG, which codes for MAEQPVYKISVEVESAYVEDQSVPELNRYVFAYTITIKNMGNIPAKLLTRHWIITDANEKVQEVRGEGVVGEQPYLRPSEAYRYTSAAMLETPVGCMQGTYQMLADDGVEFDAEIPAFSLSTPTSLH
- the glnK gene encoding P-II family nitrogen regulator, with the translated sequence MKLVTAIIKPFKLDDVRDALSEAGVQGLTVSEVKGFGRQKGHTELYRGAEYVVDFLPKAKIEVAVADDQLDQVIDGITKAANTGKIGDGKIFVYDLQQVVRIRTGETGPEAL
- a CDS encoding YifB family Mg chelatase-like AAA ATPase; this translates as MSLAIIYSRAQVGIHAPLVTVEVHLSSGLPGLSIVGLPEAAVKESKDRVRSALINNRFDFPLRRITINLAPADLPKEGGRFDLPIALGILAASGQIPVTPLANYEFVGELALTGELRLIRGVLPVALAARGARRSLIVPEENADEAALVAGATVLPSKHLLEVCAHLSNHTEIPAHTSTFKVPQPHNTDDLSDVRAQHHAKRALEIAAAGGHNLLMIGPPGTGKTMLASRLSGILPPMTEDQALSAAAVASVSTLGFNMAQWKQRPFRSPHHTASGVALVGGGSHPGPGEISLAHNGVLFLDELPEFDRRVLEVLRQPMESGHITISRAAHQADFPARFQLIASMNPCPCGYLGDRSGRCHCTIDQVQRYRSRISGPLLDRIDMHIEVPSVAREVLLDQNRSRSDTSRAVQARVQSAYQRQLDRAGKSNGQLNNREVERFCRLSKSDLNLLESAIERLGLSARAMHRILKVARTVADLSGNDTIETPHLSEAISYRRLERLELQTA